The Zalophus californianus isolate mZalCal1 chromosome X, mZalCal1.pri.v2, whole genome shotgun sequence genome window below encodes:
- the LOC113930867 gene encoding protein BEX1-like, producing the protein MASKEEHAVKNLNMENTDQENEKKDEKEQVVNKGEPLALPLETGEYCLPRVNRRRFRVRQPIQQYRWDVIQRLEEPQGRMREENVERIGEEMRQLMQKLKEKQFSHSLRAVSTDPPHHDHHDEFCLMP; encoded by the coding sequence ATGGCGTCCAAAGAGGAGCACGCAGTAAAAAATCTCAACATGGAAAATACCgaccaggaaaatgaaaaaaaagatgaaaaggagcAAGTTGTTAATAAAGGAGAGCCCTTGGCCCTCCCTTTGGAAACTGGTGAATATTGTCTGCCTAGAGTAAATCGTAGGCGGTTCCGTGTTAGGCAGCCCATCCAGCAGTATAGATGGGATGTGATTCAGAGGCTTGAAGAGCCACAGGGAAGGATGAGAGAAGAGAATGTGGAAAGAATTGGGGAGGAGATGAGACAACTCATGCAAAAGCTGAAGGAAAAGCAGTTCAGTCATAGTTTGAGGGCAGTTAGCACTGACCCCCCTCACCATGACCATCATGATGAGTTTTGCCTTATGCCTTGA